Proteins encoded by one window of Salvia splendens isolate huo1 chromosome 5, SspV2, whole genome shotgun sequence:
- the LOC121803587 gene encoding transcriptional corepressor SEUSS-like has translation MVPQGPPPPHSGAQPVPPSLLRSNSSLLGGQGGGMPSQNAFPSLVSPRNQLNNMNMLGNVPNVSSLLHQSFGNGGSSSGLSGPANPNSSGHGQGQQQFSNPSSSQMLPEQQQAQHLDPQNFQHNQQQLQQFSVPNSQQQHQQFQAMRAGLGGVGHVKLEPQTTNEQASQQQLQALRTLSSVKMEPQQLQSMRSLGTVKIEPQQSDPSLFLHHQQQQQQQQQLLLSRQSSQAAAAAQILHQQRIMQIQQQQQLLKAMPQQRSPLQQQFQPPNMPVRSPVKPVYEPGMCARRLTHYMYQQQHRPEDNSIEFWRKFVAEYFAPNAKKKWCVSMYGPGRQTTGVFPQDVWHCEICNRKPGRGFEATVEVLPRLFKIKYESGTIEELLYVDMPREYQNPAGQIVLDYAKAIQESVFEQLRVVRDGQLRIVFSPDLKICSWEFCARRHEELIPRRLLIPQVSQLGTAAQKYQAATQNVSTSASFSELQNNCNMFVSSARQLAKALEVPLVNDLGYTKRYVRCLQISEVVNSMKDLIDYSRETGAGPMESLAKFPRRTNHSPGFQGQQPPQPDSRLQQQQQQTGQNSNNDSSATAAATQLASAASTPGVNNPANSATATASTSTIVGLLHQNSMNSRQQNPMSSINSPYGGNSVQMPSPGSANTMPQSQPPLSPFHSSTPPSSNNQQLASHGPLSGGHVNSASSPNISMPQPTLSGDADANDSQSSVQKIIHDMMMSSQLGGGGMSGLGMTGGDVKNVNGMFSTGSNGSVSGGNILVGTGVANGNPGTGVSGFGSMGNGIGQSAMVSGIRAALANNSLSMNGRVAMAMAREQGMNSQQQDMSNQLLAGGLGAVNGFNNLQFDWKASP, from the exons ATGGTGCCACAAGGGCCTCCCCCTCCGCATAGTGGAGCGCAGCCGGTTCCGCCGTCATTGTTAAGATCAAATTCCTCATTGTTGGGTGGGCAAGGAGGTGGGATGCCCTCCCAGAATGCATTTCCTTCTCTAGTGTCACCACGTAATCAGTTAAACAACATGAATATGCTCGGGAATGTTCCCAACGTTTCTTCTCTGCTTCACCAGTCATTTGGAAATGGAGGCTCAAGTTCTGGTTTATCTGGTCCAG CCAATCCAAACTCATCTGGTCACGGACAAGGACAGCAACAATTCTCAAACCCTTCCAGCAGCCAAATGTTGCCAGAACAGCAACAAGCTCAACATCTTGATCCACAAAATTTTCAACATAACCAGCAGCAGTTACAACAGTTTTCTGTACCCAATTCGCAACAGCAGCATCAGCAATTTCAGGCAATGCGTGCAGGCCTAGGAGGTGTGGGACATGTTAAGCTAGAGCCACAAACGACCAATGAGCAGGCCTCACAGCAACAACTGCAAGCTTTGAGGACTCTGAGTTCAGTGAAGATGGAACCTCAGCAGCTACAAAGTATGAGAAGCTTAGGCACTGTCAAGATTGAACCCCAGCAATCAGATCCTTCTTTATTTTTACACCATCAACAGcaacaacagcagcagcagcagctcctcCTTTCCCGACAGTCCTCTCAGGCTGCTGCTGCCGCGCAGATTTTGCATCAACAGAGGATTATGCAAattcagcagcagcagcagctgttAAAAGCTATGCCTCAACAAAGATCTCCAttacaacaacagtttcaaCCACCGAACATGCCTGTTAGGTCCCCTGTAAAACCTGTCTATGAGCCTGGAATGTGTGCTCGGAGGCTGACACATTACATGTATCAGCAACAACACAGACCTGAA GACAACAGCATTGAGTTCTGGAGGAAATTTGTAGCTGAATATTTTGCACCCAATGCCAAGAAAAAGTGGTGCGTTTCAATGTATGGACCTGGTCGCCAAACTACTGGAGTTTTCCCTCAG GATGTTTGGCATTGTGAAATTTGCAACCGCAAGCCTGGTCGTGGATTTG AGGCAACTGTTGAGGTTTTACCCAGactattcaaaataaaatatgaaagtgGAACTATAGAAGAATTGCTGTATGTTGATATGCCGAGGGAGTATCAGAATCCTGCAGGGCAAATTGTTCTGGACTACGCGAAAGCTATACAAGAGAGTGTCTTTGAGCAACTTCGTGTTGTTCGTGATGGTCAGCTACGAATTGTATTCTCTCCCGATCTCAAG ATATGCTCCTGGGAATTTTGTGCTCGGCGTCATGAAGAGCTCAtcccaagaaggttgctgattCCTCAG GTTAGCCAACTTGGCACTGCTGCCCAAAAGTACCAGGCTGCTACTCAAAATGTGTCAACTAGTGCCTCTTTTTCGGAGCTACAAAACAATTGCAACAT GTTTGTTTCTTCTGCACGTCAGCTTGCCAAAGCTCTGGAAGTTCCATTAGTAAATGATTTGGGATATACGAAGAGATATGTGCGATGCTTGCAG ATATCAGAAGTGGTCAATAGCATGAAGGATCTTATTGATTATAGCCGTGAAACTGGTGCAGGTCCTATGG AGAGTCTGGCGAAGTTTCCTCGAAGAACAAATCATTCACCTGGATTTCAAGGACAACAACCTCCACAGCCTGACAGTCGGCTACAACAGCAACAGCAGCAAACAGGTCAAAACTCAAACAACGATAGTTCTGCTACGGCTGCTGCTACACAACTTGCTTCTGCTGCTAGTACTCCTGGTGTTAATAATCCTGCGAACTCAGCTACCGCTACTGCATCTACCAGTACAATTGTCGGCCTCCTTCATCAAAATTCAATGAATTCTCGGCAGCAAAATCCAATGTCCAGTATTAACAGCCCTTACGGTGGTAATAGTGTTCAAATGCCATCTCCAGGATCTGCAAACACCATGCCACAGTCTCAACCACCTCTATCCCCTTTCCATTCCTCGACACCGCCGTCGTCTAATAATCAACAACTGGCTTCACATGGTCCATTATCGGGTGGTCATGTGAATTCTGCGAGTTCGCCAAATATTTCAATGCCACAACCTACTCTTTCTGGTGATGCAGATGCAAATGATTCACAGAGTTCCGTCCAAAAAATTATACACGACATGATGATGTCTTCACagcttggtggtggtggtatgTCAGGCTTGGGGATGACGGGTGGTGATGTGAAAAATGTGAATGGAATGTTCTCAACAGGCAGCAATGGCAGTGTTAGTGGGGGCAATATACTCGTAGGAACTGGAGTAGCTAATGGTAACCCTGGTACTGGTGTTTCAGGGTTTGGGAGTATGGGCAACGGAATCGGCCAATCTGCCATGGTAAGTGGGATCCGAGCAGCGCTTGCTAATAACTCCCTTTCCATGAATGGGAGAGTAGCCATGGCAATGGCACGAGAGCAGGGCATGAATTCACAACAGCAGGATATGAGCAACCAACTGCTTGCCGGTGGTCTTGGTGCAGTTAATGGTTTCAATAACCTTCAATTTGACTGGAAAGCATCTCCATGA
- the LOC121805368 gene encoding scarecrow-like protein 1 — protein sequence MSLVGSAALYRSPELYSLKDDNDSSGLSTSNLYSYTSDSYDPKYFLDSPSCSDVIGNSFQSPSSQRTSLVESTHNSYQFDYASELDSPRDVDYDEDKLRLKLQELEKALLDDNGAAMEIDSDCFDSPKESSSSDSNLSSTTSSKDMVISGPLSRKHMLLECAAVVHSGDFKRASSMINVLRQHVSIQGDPSERIAAYLVEALVARMAMSGKGLYRALKCKEAPSSDRLSAMQVLFEVCPCFRFGFMAANGSILEVFRGEKRVHIVDFDVNQGSQYYTLLQLLAKTPGDRPHVRLTGVDDPESVQRPVGGLAIIGQRLELLAKQLKLSFEFKAVPAETALVSPSALGCRPGEALVVNFAFLLHHLPDESVSTVNLRDQLLRMIKGLKPKLMTVVEQDVNTNTSPFPQRFAEAYNYYSAVFESLDATLARDSQDRMNVEKHCLARDIINVVACEGEERIERYEVAGKWRSRMTMAGFSACGISRDVRGEIEKLIQQYSDRYKVKEEKGALHFGWEEKTLIVSSAWR from the coding sequence ATGTCTTTGGTCGGGTCTGCTGCGTTGTATAGGAGCCCTGAGCTGTACTCACTGAAAGATGACAACGATAGCTCGGGGCTGTCAACATCCAATTTATACTCGTACACCAGTGACAGTTACGATCCGAAATATTTCCTCGATTCACCATCATGTTCTGATGTGATAGGCAATTCGTTTCAGTCCCCGTCTTCTCAGCGTACCTCGTTGGTGGAATCAACGCACAACTCGTATCAGTTTGATTACGCCTCTGAATTGGATAGTCCCCGTGATGTGGATTATGATGAAGATAAGTTGAGGTTGAAGCTTCAAGAACTCGAGAAGGCGCTTCTTGATGATAATGGTGCCGCCATGGAAATTGATAGTGATTGTTTTGACTCGCCGAAGGAATCTTCGTCCTCTGATTCTAATCTCAGCAGCACAACGAGCAGTAAGGATATGGTGATCTCCGGTCCACTGTCTCGTAAGCATATGCTTCTCGAGTGTGCTGCTGTCGTCCATAGCGGAGATTTCAAGCGAGCATCGAGCATGATCAATGTTCTCAGGCAGCACGTCTCGATCCAGGGAGACCCTTCGGAACGAATTGCAGCTTACTTGGTTGAAGCTCTCGTCGCTCGGATGGCAATGTCGGGGAAAGGCCTCTACCGGGCGCTGAAATGCAAAGAGGCCCCGTCGTCCGACCGCCTCTCAGCTATGCAGGTCCTCTTCGAGGTGTGTCCGTGCTTTCGCTTCGGTTTCATGGCAGCAAACGGTTCGATTCTCGAGGTGTTTAGAGGTGAAAAAAGAGTTCACATTGTGGATTTTGATGTGAACCAAGGCAGCCAGTACTACACTCTGCTGCAATTGCTTGCGAAAACTCCGGGTGACCGTCCGCACGTGCGGCTGACCGGAGTCGACGACCCGGAATCGGTTCAACGGCCTGTCGGGGGCCTAGCAATCATCGGGCAGAGGCTCGAACTTCTCGCTAAACAGCTGAAACTCTCCTTCGAGTTCAAAGCCGTACCTGCAGAAACCGCTCTCGTTTCGCCTTCCGCGCTCGGCTGCCGGCCCGGTGAGGCGCTCGTCGTGAACTTCGCCTTCCTGCTCCACCACCTCCCCGACGAGAGCGTGTCGACCGTGAACCTCCGTGACCAGCTTCTCCGGATGATCAAGGGCTTGAAACCGAAGCTCATGACCGTCGTCGAGCAGGACGTGAACACGAACACCTCCCCCTTCCCGCAGAGGTTCGCGGAAGCTTACAATTACTACTCCGCCGTGTTCGAGTCTCTCGACGCGACTCTGGCCAGGGACAGCCAGGACCGGATGAACGTCGAGAAGCACTGCCTCGCCCGCGACATCATCAACGTGGTGGCGTGCGAGGGGGAGGAGAGGATAGAGCGGTACGAGGTAGCCGGGAAGTGGAGGTCGAGGATGACCATGGCCGGGTTCAGCGCGTGCGGGATTAGTCGGGACGTGCGGGGCGAGATCGAGAAACTCATACAGCAGTACTCGGATAGGTATAAAGTGAAAGAGGAGAAAGGAGCGCTGCATTTTGGATGGGAGGAGAAGACATTGATAGTCAGTTCAGCATGGAGATAA
- the LOC121802557 gene encoding uncharacterized protein LOC121802557: MDMEQEELQFLGLFGIYKETFKLIFKLRKILTQLTLTLILPLSFIYLAQERVSELLFWKIRFNEFLLHEAPPGTLKHDRLSDLVTKEWAEYALLKLAYFALVLVFSLLSTSAVVYTVACAFAGRDATFRTVMRVVPRVWRRLMVTFLCAFFAFFLYNVGFFVTLFVWSVTISDSVAGDVVLIVFLILYAAVFVYLTVIWQLASVVTVLEDSSGIAAMVKGKRLMQGKMMVAAAIFLKLNVLIFFLNIFFKIFVVYRSFRVGLARSLGFGVLFLVVLLVTILFTLVVQTVLYLVCKSYHHENIDKSALSDHLGVYLGDYVPLMAKNVQMEDLDHV; encoded by the coding sequence ATGGATATGGAGCAAGAAGAACTCCAATTCCTAGGCCTCTTCGGCATCTACAAAGAAACCTTCAAACTCATCTTCAAGCTAAGAAAAATCCTCACCCAACTCACCCTCACCCTCATCCTCCCCCTCTCCTTCATCTACCTCGCTCAAGAGCGCGTCTCCGAGCTCCTCTTCTGGAAGATCCGCTTCAACGAGTTCCTCCTCCACGAAGCCCCGCCCGGGACCCTCAAGCACGACCGCCTCTCCGACCTCGTCACCAAGGAATGGGCCGAGTACGCCCTCCTCAAGCTCGCCTACTTCGCCCTCGTCCTCGTCTTCTCCCTCCTCTCCACCTCCGCCGTCGTCTACACCGTCGCGTGCGCCTTCGCCGGCCGCGACGCGACGTTCCGGACCGTCATGCGCGTCGTCCCCCGGGTGTGGAGGCGGCTCATGGTCACCTTCCTCTGCGCCTTCTTCGCCTTCTTCCTCTACAACGTCGGGTTTTTTGTGACCCTGTTCGTGTGGAGCGTCACGATATCGGACTCCGTGGCTGGGGACGTGGTGCTTATCGTGTTCTTGATCCTCTACGCCGCCGTCTTCgtgtacctgacggtgatctgGCAGCTGGCGAGCGTGGTGACGGTTCTGGAAGATTCGTCCGGGATCGCGGCGATGGTGAAGGGGAAGAGGCTGATGCAAGGGAAGATGATGGTGGCAGCGGCGATATTCTTGAAGCTCAACGTTCTGATCTTCTTCTTGAACATTTTCTTCAAGATCTTCGTGGTGTACAGGAGCTTTAGGGTCGGGCTGGCTCGGAGCTTAGGGTTCGGGGTTCTGTTTCTGGTTGTGTTGTTGGTGACTATTCTCTTTACATTGGTGGTGCAGACTGTTCTCTACCTAGTGTGTAAGTCTTACCACCACGAGAACATCGATAAGTCGGCGCTTTCCGACCATCTCGGGGTTTACTTGGGAGATTATGTGCCATTGATGGCCAAGAATGTGCAGATGGAGGACCTTGATCATGTCTGA
- the LOC121802176 gene encoding uncharacterized protein LOC121802176, giving the protein MPSLQTALPPELANNSIRLYRECLRRAKYIGQKKFNTELLITMVREQFKKNMHETDPDKIQKMKDDAARGLINHMLYESENLSGRKFSKSTDQS; this is encoded by the exons ATGCCGTCTCTGCAAACAGCATTGCCACCTGAGCTCGCCAACAATTCCATTAGG CTTTATCGCGAATGCCTAAGGCGAGCTAAATATATTGGGCAAAAG AAATTCAACACTGAACTTCTAATTACTATGGTGAGAGAGCAGTTCAAGAAGAACATGCATGAAACAGATCCAGATAAGATTCAAAAGATGAAGGACGA TGCGGCAAGAGGACTGATCAACCATATGCTATACGAGTCTGAAAACTTGTCCGGGCGAAAATTCAGCAAAAGCACTGATCAAAGCTGA
- the LOC121804835 gene encoding ras-related protein RABC1-like — MASSSGEAPEFDYLFKLLMIGDSGVGKSSLLLSFTSDAFEELSPTIGVDFKVKHVTLGGKKLKLAIWDTAGQERFRTLTSSYYRGAQGIIMVYDVTRRDTFTNLSDIWAKEIDLYSTNQDCIKMLVGNKVDKESERVVSKKEGIGFAREYGCLFIECSAKTRVNVEQCFEELVLKILETPSLLAEGLAGNKKNIFKQKPPESSDAPGSCC, encoded by the exons ATGGCGTCATCATCTGGAGAAGCGCCAGAATTCGATTATCTGTTTAAGTTGCTGATGATTGGGGATTCTGGGGTCGGAAAAAGCAGTCTTTTGCTGAGTTTTACATCTGATGCTTTCGAGGAGCTCTCTCCCACAATCG GAGTGGATTTTAAGGTAAAACATGTAACACTTGGAGGAAAGAAATTGAAGCTAGCAATCTGGGATACAG CTGGACAGGAAAGATTTCGGACTTTGACTAGCTCCTACTACCGAGGTGCTCAAGGAATCATCATGG TATATGATGTGACACGACGAGACACCTTTACGAATCTATCTGATATTTGGGCTAAAGAAATTGATCTCTACTCCACAAACCAGGATTGCATCAAGATGCTAGTTGGTAACAAAGTTGATAAG GAGAGTGAAAGGGTTGTCAGCAAAAAAGAAGGGATCGGCTTTGCAAGGGAATACGGTTGCCTCTTCATCGAATGTAGTGCCAAAACTCGTGTCAACGTGGAGCAGTGTTTTGAGGAACTTGTCTTGAAG ATCTTGGAAACGCCCAGTCTCTTGGCCGAGGGATTAGCTGGTAACAAAAAGAACATTTTCAAGCAGAAGCCTCCCGAGTCTAGTGATGCGCCGGGCAGTTGCTGCTGA
- the LOC121804834 gene encoding probable protein phosphatase 2C 11 isoform X1, translating into MNTNPDRPLSQRPLPLKDPSPLPAAGAPPNSDVQPKNPDAILSGSGTSLLTRDKNARISYGYSSFKGKRSTMEDYYEIKISEVQGKMVALFGVYDGHGGFRTAEYLKKNLFTNLGSHPHFIKDTKLAIVEAFKQTDTEYLNEEKGQQKDAGSTASTAVLVQDKIFVANVGDSRVVASRAGSAIPLSIDHKPDRTDERERIEKAGGFIVWAGTWRVGGVLAVSRAFGDKLLRPYVVAEPEIQEEKIDGVDFLIIASDGLWNVLSNKDAVNIVQGIPDAEAASRKLVEEAYGKGSSDNITCLVVRFEN; encoded by the exons ATGAACACCAATCCAGATCGACCTCTATCTCAGCGGCCGCTACCACTGAAGGACCCATCGCCGCTTCCCGCGGCGGGGGCGCCGCCGAATTCCGATGTTCAGCCTAAAAATCCCGATGCCATCTTGAGCGGCAGCGGAACCAG CTTGCTGACTAGAGATAAGAATGCGAGGATAAGTTATGGATATTCCAGTTTCAAGGGTAAGCGTTCGACCATGGAGGATTATTACGAGATAAAGATATCAGAAGTCCAGGGTAAAATGGTTGCCCTTTTTGGCGTCTATGATG GGCATGGCGGGTTCAGAACTGCGGAGTACCTTAAGAAGAATCTCTTTACTAATCTCGGAAGCCACCCCCATTTTATCAAAGATACAAAGTTAGCTATTG TTGAAGCATTCAAGCAAACTGATACGGAGTACCTCAATGAGGAGAAGGGTCAACAGAAAGATGCGGGTTCGACTGCATCAACTGCTGTCCTCGTACAGGACAAGATCTTTGTTGCAAATGTGGGAGATTCTAGAGTCGTTGCTTCTAGAGCCGGCTCAG CTATTCCATTGTCGATTGACCACAAGCCTGATAGGACTGATGAACGTGAACGAATTGAAAAGGCTGGTGGTTTCATCGTCTGGGCTG GAACATGGAGGGTTGGTGGTGTTCTTGCTGTTTCTCGAGCATTTGGAGATAAACTTCTTAGACCATATGTAGTGGCTGAGCCTGAAATTCAG GAAGAAAAAATTGATGGTGTAGATTTTCTTATAATTGCCAGCGATGGGCTATGGAATGTCCTCTCAAATAAG GATGCTGTAAATATCGTGCAAGGAATACCAGATGCTGAAGCAGCATCAAGAAAACTGGTGGAAGAAGCCTATGGCAAGGGCAGTTCTGACAACATCACCTGTTTAGTCGTTCGATTTGAGAACTGA
- the LOC121804834 gene encoding probable protein phosphatase 2C 11 isoform X2, whose protein sequence is MNTNPDRPLSQRPLPLKDPSPLPAAGAPPNSDVQPKNPDAILSGSGTSLLTRDKNARISYGYSSFKGKRSTMEDYYEIKISEVQGKMVALFGVYDGHGGFRTAEYLKKNLFTNLGSHPHFIKDTKLAIVEAFKQTDTEYLNEEKGQQKDAGSTASTAVLVQDKIFVANVGDSRVVASRAGSAIPLSIDHKPDRTDERERIEKAGGFIVWAGTWRVGGVLAVSRAFGDKLLRPYVVAEPEIQEEKIDGVDFLIIASDGLWNVLSNKDAVNIVQGIPDAEAASRI, encoded by the exons ATGAACACCAATCCAGATCGACCTCTATCTCAGCGGCCGCTACCACTGAAGGACCCATCGCCGCTTCCCGCGGCGGGGGCGCCGCCGAATTCCGATGTTCAGCCTAAAAATCCCGATGCCATCTTGAGCGGCAGCGGAACCAG CTTGCTGACTAGAGATAAGAATGCGAGGATAAGTTATGGATATTCCAGTTTCAAGGGTAAGCGTTCGACCATGGAGGATTATTACGAGATAAAGATATCAGAAGTCCAGGGTAAAATGGTTGCCCTTTTTGGCGTCTATGATG GGCATGGCGGGTTCAGAACTGCGGAGTACCTTAAGAAGAATCTCTTTACTAATCTCGGAAGCCACCCCCATTTTATCAAAGATACAAAGTTAGCTATTG TTGAAGCATTCAAGCAAACTGATACGGAGTACCTCAATGAGGAGAAGGGTCAACAGAAAGATGCGGGTTCGACTGCATCAACTGCTGTCCTCGTACAGGACAAGATCTTTGTTGCAAATGTGGGAGATTCTAGAGTCGTTGCTTCTAGAGCCGGCTCAG CTATTCCATTGTCGATTGACCACAAGCCTGATAGGACTGATGAACGTGAACGAATTGAAAAGGCTGGTGGTTTCATCGTCTGGGCTG GAACATGGAGGGTTGGTGGTGTTCTTGCTGTTTCTCGAGCATTTGGAGATAAACTTCTTAGACCATATGTAGTGGCTGAGCCTGAAATTCAG GAAGAAAAAATTGATGGTGTAGATTTTCTTATAATTGCCAGCGATGGGCTATGGAATGTCCTCTCAAATAAG GATGCTGTAAATATCGTGCAAGGAATACCAGATGCTGAAGCAGCATCAAGAATTTAA